A stretch of Geomonas oryzisoli DNA encodes these proteins:
- a CDS encoding ABC transporter ATP-binding protein: protein MAEPIVELNGVGKSFSEGDRERVVFRNASLAIDPGSWVFLLGRSGSGKSTLLNLISGIDLPDRGEVRVDGAALNRLSERERTLFRRNHIGFVFQFYNLIPTLTVEENVLLPLELAGLLTPAQRRRAGELLDAVGLADRARAFPDRLSGGEQQRVAVARALVHAPKLVLADEPTGNLDADTGRQVLDLFQRLLRPAGTTLVLVTHSGEVATLADRVLTIRDGVLVDSAVPVGGKP from the coding sequence ATGGCAGAACCGATTGTCGAACTTAACGGGGTCGGCAAGAGCTTCAGCGAGGGGGACCGGGAGCGGGTCGTGTTCCGCAACGCCTCCCTCGCCATAGACCCCGGCTCCTGGGTCTTCCTGCTCGGGCGCAGCGGTTCCGGAAAGTCCACCCTGCTGAACCTGATCAGCGGCATCGACCTTCCCGACCGGGGGGAGGTGCGGGTGGACGGCGCCGCCCTGAACCGCCTGTCCGAGCGTGAACGCACCCTGTTCCGCCGCAACCACATCGGTTTCGTTTTCCAGTTTTACAACCTTATCCCCACCCTCACCGTCGAGGAGAATGTCCTGCTTCCCCTGGAACTGGCCGGGCTCCTCACCCCCGCACAGCGCCGCCGCGCCGGCGAGCTGCTCGATGCCGTCGGCCTTGCCGACCGGGCCCGCGCCTTTCCCGACCGGCTCTCCGGCGGCGAGCAGCAGCGGGTCGCCGTGGCCCGCGCCCTGGTGCACGCCCCCAAGCTGGTCCTTGCCGACGAGCCGACCGGGAACCTGGATGCGGATACCGGCCGCCAGGTGCTTGATCTGTTCCAGCGCCTGCTTCGCCCGGCCGGCACCACCCTGGTCCTGGTGACCCACAGCGGCGAGGTCGCCACCCTCGCCGACCGGGTGTTGACCATCAGGGACGGCGTCCTCGTGGACAGCGCCGTCCCTGTTGGGGGGAAACCGTGA
- a CDS encoding AI-2E family transporter, translating to MDRKLYLSILAALVTAAAVVLMTILAAPILKPLAWGLIIGVATMPHYNRVLRRYPEHPDRSAGIMVLAVAICFVLPVAALVVTAAVNAPDWYRQVVQLVQTIGKTGTSNFGHLPVVQKIMGLVDRFNIDLAGLGGKIASTSSTVVLGLAADLARNMFSFLGTLAIALFILYFIYRDGERVVAAFIGRIAPDPRQAQLYAAQIRSITTAVTVGTVLTCATQGVLAGLGYWVAGVPAPIFCGALTAIAALVPVVGTGVVWVPLVAVLALNGSYLAAGLLAAWCIVFVGIADNAIRPLAIGASSDISTLAVVLGAICGVVSMGLLGLIVGPVIFAVLFSLWDDAVADAEATDEGGVP from the coding sequence ATGGACAGAAAACTCTATCTGAGCATACTTGCGGCCCTGGTCACGGCCGCTGCCGTCGTCCTCATGACGATCCTGGCCGCCCCCATCCTGAAGCCCCTCGCCTGGGGGCTCATCATCGGGGTCGCCACCATGCCTCACTACAACCGCGTGCTGCGCCGCTATCCTGAACATCCCGACCGCTCCGCCGGCATCATGGTGCTCGCCGTGGCGATCTGTTTCGTGCTTCCCGTGGCCGCACTGGTGGTCACCGCGGCGGTCAACGCGCCGGACTGGTACCGGCAGGTGGTGCAGCTGGTACAGACCATCGGGAAGACCGGCACCAGCAATTTCGGGCACCTCCCCGTAGTGCAGAAGATCATGGGACTGGTGGACCGGTTCAACATCGATCTCGCCGGGCTCGGGGGGAAGATCGCCTCCACGAGCTCCACCGTGGTGCTGGGGCTGGCGGCAGATCTCGCGCGCAACATGTTCAGCTTCCTCGGCACCCTTGCCATCGCATTGTTCATCCTTTACTTCATCTATCGCGACGGCGAGCGGGTCGTTGCCGCCTTCATAGGTCGGATCGCTCCGGATCCGCGCCAGGCACAGCTGTACGCCGCACAGATCCGCTCCATAACCACCGCGGTGACCGTCGGGACGGTACTGACCTGCGCCACCCAGGGGGTGCTGGCCGGGCTCGGCTACTGGGTCGCCGGGGTGCCGGCGCCGATCTTCTGCGGCGCCCTGACCGCCATCGCCGCGCTGGTCCCGGTGGTCGGGACCGGTGTCGTCTGGGTGCCCCTGGTCGCGGTGCTAGCCCTCAACGGCTCCTATCTCGCCGCAGGGCTCTTAGCCGCCTGGTGCATCGTCTTCGTCGGCATCGCCGACAACGCCATCCGCCCTCTCGCCATCGGCGCCTCCAGCGACATCTCGACCCTCGCCGTGGTCCTGGGCGCCATCTGCGGGGTGGTCAGCATGGGGCTCCTCGGTCTGATCGTGGGCCCCGTCATCTTCGCCGTGCTGTTTTCCCTGTGGGACGATGCCGTCGCCGACGCCGAGGCAACCGACGAGGGCGGCGTCCCCTGA
- a CDS encoding outer membrane lipoprotein LolB, which yields MNPRFTVIKTHRIHTQLIRLVLLAVCAAFFSGCATVKQPLTGLVPGRGITTVQSSVSLSASSGERSSAGRGYLVYQAPDLYHLLILSPFGQTMLEAFGESDRFTCVIPSKQVAFTGLLSELPAESALKSLQLFRWVMAPPPLPVPGPLRQKVEIDGTAYYYDEIGMIERKVAASGDQVRYQGYQSLDGVPFPETIEIRSATGGEVRIVFDEPQLNAPVESSSLRPDLSGMAVYPLSEFKVM from the coding sequence ATGAACCCGAGGTTTACCGTGATAAAAACGCACCGCATCCACACCCAGTTGATCCGACTGGTCCTGCTCGCCGTCTGCGCCGCCTTCTTTTCCGGCTGTGCCACCGTCAAACAGCCTCTCACCGGACTGGTTCCGGGACGCGGCATCACCACCGTGCAGTCCTCGGTGAGCCTCTCCGCCTCGTCGGGGGAGCGCAGCAGCGCCGGGCGCGGCTACCTGGTCTACCAGGCGCCCGACCTGTACCATCTGCTCATCCTTTCCCCGTTCGGGCAGACCATGCTGGAGGCTTTCGGCGAGAGCGACCGGTTCACCTGCGTGATCCCCTCCAAGCAGGTTGCCTTCACGGGGCTGCTCTCCGAGCTCCCCGCGGAGAGCGCACTGAAGAGCCTGCAGCTGTTTCGCTGGGTGATGGCCCCGCCGCCCCTGCCGGTACCGGGGCCGCTGCGGCAGAAGGTGGAGATCGACGGCACCGCCTACTACTACGACGAGATCGGGATGATCGAGCGCAAGGTCGCGGCTTCAGGGGACCAGGTGCGCTACCAGGGATACCAGAGCCTGGACGGGGTTCCCTTCCCGGAAACCATCGAGATCCGCAGCGCCACCGGGGGGGAGGTGCGCATCGTTTTCGACGAGCCGCAGCTGAACGCACCGGTCGAGTCCTCTTCACTGAGGCCCGATCTCTCTGGAATGGCTGTGTATCCTCTCTCGGAATTCAAGGTGATGTGA
- a CDS encoding spinster family MFS transporter — protein sequence MKEPISLAYRRYALGLLLAVNLLNYIDRQVLFAVFPLIKADLSITDTELGLLGSAFMVSYMVIAPVFGWLGDHWNRVKLASTGVVIWSFATILAGFAPGYRTLLAARATVGVGEASFGTVSPGLIADFFEKEKRGSVLSWFYVAIPVGSALGYLLGGVLGQRFGWHSAFLMVGLPGILIAVPLWFLRTPERGSAESPEQAAGQEKGGVAGYLQLFHNRSFVTNTLAMAAMTFAIGGLAQWIPTFLFRTHALNVEKANLMFGAVTVVAGILGTLVGGVLGDRWQKKSSKGYLLVSGWGFFIGAPFAAWAILARDIPSCMAAIFMAEFFLFLNTGPLNTVIINVTNPRVRAMAFAVNIFFIHALGDAVSPSILGWFSDQWGLRSALLSTPLVMALAGVFCFVCGRFVAHDMAQAEPSA from the coding sequence ATGAAGGAACCCATTTCCCTGGCTTACCGCCGCTACGCCCTCGGGCTGCTGCTGGCGGTAAACCTCCTGAACTACATCGACCGCCAGGTGCTGTTCGCCGTTTTCCCGCTGATCAAGGCGGACCTCTCCATAACCGATACCGAGCTGGGGCTCCTCGGCAGCGCCTTCATGGTGAGCTACATGGTGATCGCGCCGGTGTTCGGCTGGCTGGGCGACCACTGGAATCGGGTCAAGCTCGCCTCCACCGGCGTGGTCATCTGGAGCTTCGCCACCATCCTGGCCGGCTTCGCGCCCGGCTACCGCACCCTGCTCGCCGCCCGCGCCACCGTCGGGGTAGGGGAGGCGAGCTTCGGCACCGTCTCTCCGGGACTCATCGCCGACTTCTTCGAGAAGGAAAAGCGCGGCAGCGTCCTCTCCTGGTTCTACGTCGCCATCCCGGTCGGGAGCGCCCTCGGTTATCTGCTGGGGGGCGTCCTCGGTCAGCGCTTCGGCTGGCACTCCGCCTTCCTCATGGTCGGCCTCCCCGGTATCCTGATCGCCGTGCCGCTCTGGTTTCTGCGCACCCCCGAACGCGGGAGCGCCGAGAGTCCCGAGCAGGCGGCGGGGCAGGAAAAGGGCGGTGTCGCCGGATACCTGCAGCTCTTCCACAACCGCTCCTTCGTCACCAACACGCTCGCCATGGCCGCCATGACCTTCGCCATCGGCGGGCTGGCGCAGTGGATCCCCACCTTCCTGTTCCGCACCCATGCGCTGAACGTCGAAAAGGCCAACCTCATGTTCGGCGCCGTCACCGTGGTGGCCGGCATCCTGGGCACCCTGGTCGGGGGCGTCCTCGGCGACCGCTGGCAGAAGAAGAGCAGCAAGGGGTACCTGCTCGTTTCGGGGTGGGGCTTTTTCATCGGCGCCCCCTTTGCCGCCTGGGCCATCCTGGCGCGGGACATCCCCTCCTGCATGGCGGCGATCTTCATGGCGGAGTTTTTCCTCTTTCTCAACACCGGCCCGCTCAACACGGTCATCATCAACGTGACCAACCCGCGGGTGCGCGCCATGGCCTTCGCGGTCAACATCTTCTTCATCCATGCCCTGGGGGATGCCGTCTCGCCGTCCATCCTGGGATGGTTTTCCGACCAGTGGGGGCTTCGGTCGGCACTGTTGTCCACCCCGCTGGTGATGGCGCTTGCCGGCGTCTTCTGCTTCGTCTGCGGCCGCTTCGTGGCCCACGACATGGCGCAGGCCGAACCCTCAGCGTAA
- a CDS encoding AMP-binding protein, translated as MRTLVDLFHSFAPRGDKTALVNRTGVRRFAVSYRELSELSLKMAGLLARQGVAPGDRVLLWGPNSSWWGVAYWGIIMRGAIAVPVDFMSDRGRAESILKLTQAKVVLQSRFKPERLDVPDGLLLEDLKYLLEDAPPYADVVHPGPDDIAQLIYTSGTTGNPKGVILTHGNLVANMVQINRQVPIITPEFSFLSLLPLSHMFEQMGGFFTPLYRGAAVIYPRTLKPSAIMEALGEEDVYVIMSVPRLMQLLKTTIERELAEKHLTGAFASLTQLGQGLSKPARKKLFFPVQKKFGANFTVFVSGGAPLDPEVFRFWDSMGFTVLEGYGLSECSPVLCVNTVEKQVAGSVGPPLPGVELRLDGKEVVVRGDNVFPGYYQNEQATRAAFTEDGWFKTGDLGEIGADGWLTIKGREKELIVTGGGVNVYPDELEAVLNKVPGVKESCVIGLDRGAGEEVHAVLLLDDSGAKPDEILARANSQLDTMHQITGYTIWREPEFPKTTTLKIRKFQVKEQVKQGAAAGGSGATQDHLVNLLAKVTGTDAGDIREDSLLVADLGLTSIGRLELVNYLEQEFRLDIEDSQIGPQTRVAEVRRIIARREKGHRRGHYRFWTNTAPVRALRMLGDALLNYPLYRLFARLEVRGRENVEQLEGPVIFIANHLGYFDQPSLMFALPREVRYRTATAAWEEFFFGDYHGLDRFWRLAAYQYGTLFLNLFPLPQTSGFSTAVRYMGKLTDRGLNTLIFPEGGHSHDGTMQDFQLGLGIIAKELEIPIVPVKIAGTDKILPPKHTGIPRRGTVTVTFGKPLSFRFEEPAQIVARAQAAVAEIQ; from the coding sequence ATGCGGACACTGGTAGATCTTTTTCATAGCTTTGCGCCGCGGGGGGATAAGACCGCTCTGGTGAACCGAACCGGCGTGCGCCGCTTCGCGGTTTCGTATCGCGAGCTCTCCGAGCTCTCCCTGAAGATGGCGGGGCTGCTCGCGCGTCAGGGCGTGGCGCCCGGGGATCGCGTGCTGTTATGGGGGCCGAACTCGTCCTGGTGGGGCGTTGCCTACTGGGGCATCATCATGCGCGGCGCCATCGCCGTTCCCGTCGATTTCATGTCGGACCGCGGCCGCGCCGAATCGATCCTGAAGCTCACCCAGGCCAAGGTGGTGCTGCAGAGCCGGTTCAAGCCGGAGCGGCTCGACGTTCCGGATGGTCTGCTCCTGGAGGACCTGAAGTATCTGCTCGAGGACGCCCCCCCCTACGCCGACGTGGTGCACCCGGGCCCCGACGACATCGCCCAGCTCATCTACACCTCGGGTACCACCGGCAACCCCAAAGGGGTGATCCTGACCCACGGGAACCTGGTGGCCAACATGGTCCAGATCAACCGTCAGGTTCCCATCATCACCCCCGAGTTTTCCTTTCTGTCGCTGCTGCCGCTGTCGCACATGTTCGAGCAGATGGGGGGCTTCTTCACGCCGCTGTACCGCGGCGCCGCCGTCATCTACCCGCGCACCCTCAAGCCTTCCGCCATCATGGAGGCGCTGGGCGAGGAAGACGTCTACGTGATCATGTCGGTGCCGCGGCTGATGCAGCTGTTGAAAACCACCATCGAGCGGGAGCTGGCCGAGAAGCATCTGACCGGCGCCTTCGCGTCGCTCACGCAGCTGGGGCAGGGGCTTTCCAAGCCGGCCCGGAAGAAACTGTTCTTCCCGGTGCAGAAAAAGTTCGGCGCCAACTTTACCGTGTTCGTCTCGGGCGGGGCGCCGCTCGACCCCGAGGTGTTCCGCTTCTGGGACAGCATGGGCTTTACCGTGCTCGAGGGGTACGGGCTTTCCGAGTGCTCGCCGGTTCTCTGCGTCAACACCGTGGAGAAGCAGGTGGCCGGTTCGGTCGGGCCGCCGCTGCCGGGGGTGGAGCTGAGGCTGGACGGCAAGGAAGTGGTGGTGAGAGGAGACAACGTTTTTCCGGGCTACTACCAGAACGAACAGGCGACCAGGGCCGCCTTCACGGAGGACGGCTGGTTCAAGACCGGCGACCTGGGCGAGATCGGAGCCGACGGCTGGCTCACCATCAAGGGGCGCGAGAAGGAGCTCATCGTCACCGGCGGCGGGGTCAACGTCTATCCCGACGAGCTGGAGGCGGTCCTGAACAAGGTCCCCGGGGTGAAGGAATCGTGCGTCATCGGCCTGGACCGCGGCGCCGGCGAGGAGGTGCACGCGGTTCTCCTTTTGGACGACAGCGGCGCCAAACCCGACGAGATCCTGGCCCGGGCCAACTCCCAGCTCGACACCATGCACCAGATCACCGGCTACACCATCTGGCGCGAGCCGGAGTTCCCCAAGACCACCACGCTTAAAATCAGAAAGTTCCAGGTCAAGGAGCAGGTGAAGCAGGGCGCAGCCGCCGGCGGCTCCGGGGCGACCCAGGACCACCTGGTGAACCTGCTCGCCAAGGTCACCGGCACCGATGCCGGCGATATCAGGGAGGATTCCCTGCTGGTCGCGGATCTCGGGCTCACCTCCATCGGCCGCCTGGAACTGGTCAACTACCTCGAGCAGGAATTCAGGCTCGATATCGAGGACTCCCAGATCGGCCCGCAGACCAGGGTCGCCGAGGTGCGTCGCATCATCGCCCGGCGCGAGAAGGGGCACCGGCGCGGCCACTACCGCTTCTGGACCAACACGGCTCCGGTCCGCGCCCTGCGCATGCTGGGGGACGCGCTCCTGAACTACCCCCTGTACCGCCTCTTTGCGAGGCTCGAGGTGCGCGGGCGCGAGAACGTCGAGCAGCTTGAGGGCCCGGTCATCTTCATCGCCAACCACCTGGGGTATTTCGACCAGCCTTCCCTCATGTTCGCGCTCCCCAGGGAGGTCCGTTACCGTACCGCGACCGCCGCCTGGGAGGAATTCTTCTTCGGCGACTACCACGGTCTGGACCGCTTCTGGCGCCTGGCTGCCTACCAGTACGGCACCCTGTTCCTGAACCTGTTCCCGCTGCCTCAGACCAGCGGCTTCTCCACGGCCGTCAGGTACATGGGAAAGCTCACCGACCGGGGGCTGAACACCCTGATCTTCCCCGAGGGTGGCCACTCGCACGACGGTACCATGCAGGACTTCCAGCTCGGCCTGGGCATCATCGCCAAGGAACTGGAGATTCCCATCGTGCCGGTTAAGATCGCGGGGACCGACAAGATCCTCCCGCCGAAGCACACCGGCATCCCCAGGCGCGGCACGGTGACGGTCACCTTCGGGAAACCGCTATCGTTCCGCTTCGAGGAGCCCGCGCAGATCGTTGCCAGGGCGCAGGCGGCGGTGGCTGAAATTCAATGA
- a CDS encoding MucR family transcriptional regulator — MATLVEIAAQIVASHASSTPMTSDQLIFEISKVHSALKNLEAGEPVEGVEEPKASLTVKEAFKKGEVVCMLCGKGGFKTLARHLNTAHGMKPGEYKKQFGIPGKQPLAAKNYSEARRKMALDRGLADNLAKARGVRMANIEAKKAVPAKAAKAAKPVKPAKPAKVTKGAKAPKDSAKAKVA; from the coding sequence ATGGCAACTTTGGTAGAAATCGCAGCTCAGATCGTGGCGTCACATGCGTCTAGCACTCCGATGACTTCTGATCAGCTTATATTCGAAATCAGCAAAGTGCACAGCGCCCTCAAAAATCTTGAAGCCGGTGAACCTGTCGAGGGTGTAGAGGAACCCAAAGCTTCCTTGACAGTAAAAGAAGCGTTCAAGAAAGGCGAGGTCGTCTGCATGCTGTGTGGCAAAGGGGGCTTCAAGACGCTGGCCCGTCACCTGAACACCGCGCATGGCATGAAGCCGGGCGAGTACAAGAAGCAGTTCGGCATTCCGGGCAAGCAGCCGCTGGCGGCCAAGAACTACTCCGAAGCGCGCCGGAAAATGGCCCTGGACCGCGGTCTGGCCGACAATCTCGCCAAGGCGCGCGGCGTGCGCATGGCCAACATCGAGGCGAAGAAGGCGGTTCCCGCCAAGGCCGCCAAGGCGGCCAAGCCTGTCAAGCCGGCCAAGCCCGCCAAGGTCACCAAAGGGGCCAAGGCTCCCAAGGACAGTGCAAAGGCGAAGGTGGCCTGA
- a CDS encoding trans-sulfuration enzyme family protein, whose amino-acid sequence MHIATTAAQIGLERESRTGAVTVPIYQTATFRHPGLGQSTGYDYSRSGNPTRQALEEGIAKLEGASRGFAYASGMAAITSLMFLFQQGDHLIVTEDLYGGSYRLFEKLFQQFGLSFSYVDTSDVELVRRAIRPNTRALFVESLTNPLLKVADVRRLAEICKGNDMLCIVDNTFLTPYLLRCLDLGADITVYSGSKYLAGHNDVVCGLVAVKDAALAEKVYFHQNGAGAVLGPQDSWLTVRGIKTLSIRMDRQQENALALAQWLTRHPRVGRVYYPGLPDHPGHDLMKHQCGGFGAMIAFEVTEPELVNQLLMKTELISFAESLGGVESLITFPRVQTHADIEPEKLQRLGINHLLLRLSVGIEDKDDLIADLAQAFEGEHA is encoded by the coding sequence ATGCACATCGCAACCACTGCAGCACAGATAGGACTCGAGCGCGAGAGCCGGACCGGCGCGGTCACGGTCCCCATCTATCAGACCGCCACCTTCCGCCACCCCGGCCTGGGCCAGAGCACCGGGTACGATTACAGCCGCTCCGGCAACCCGACCCGCCAGGCCCTGGAGGAAGGGATCGCAAAACTCGAAGGCGCGAGCCGCGGCTTCGCCTACGCCTCCGGAATGGCCGCCATCACGAGCCTCATGTTCCTGTTTCAACAGGGAGACCACCTGATCGTCACCGAGGACCTCTACGGCGGAAGCTACCGGCTGTTCGAGAAGCTGTTCCAGCAGTTCGGCCTGAGCTTCAGCTACGTCGACACGAGCGACGTGGAGCTGGTGCGCCGGGCGATCCGCCCGAACACCCGCGCCCTGTTCGTGGAATCGCTCACCAATCCGCTGCTCAAGGTGGCCGACGTGCGGCGACTGGCCGAGATTTGTAAGGGCAACGACATGCTCTGCATCGTCGACAACACCTTCCTCACCCCGTACCTGTTGCGCTGCCTCGACCTCGGCGCCGACATCACCGTCTACTCGGGGAGCAAGTACCTGGCCGGGCACAACGACGTGGTCTGCGGCCTGGTGGCGGTAAAAGACGCGGCCCTCGCGGAAAAGGTCTATTTCCACCAAAACGGCGCCGGCGCGGTCCTGGGACCGCAGGATTCCTGGCTCACCGTCCGCGGCATCAAGACGCTCAGCATCCGCATGGACCGCCAGCAGGAAAACGCCCTGGCGCTGGCCCAGTGGCTTACCCGGCACCCGCGGGTGGGACGGGTCTACTATCCCGGGCTCCCCGACCACCCGGGGCACGACCTGATGAAGCACCAGTGCGGAGGCTTCGGCGCCATGATCGCCTTCGAGGTGACCGAACCGGAGCTGGTGAACCAGCTCCTGATGAAGACGGAGCTCATCTCCTTCGCCGAGAGCCTCGGCGGGGTCGAGAGCCTGATCACCTTCCCGCGGGTGCAGACCCACGCGGACATCGAGCCCGAGAAACTGCAGCGGCTCGGCATCAACCACCTGCTGCTGCGCCTGTCGGTGGGAATAGAAGACAAAGACGACCTGATCGCCGACCTGGCCCAGGCATTCGAAGGAGAGCACGCATGA
- a CDS encoding trans-sulfuration enzyme family protein codes for MKFATELIHGVDPIDPEHGSVSHPIYLSSTFAQRSVDSFGRYDYARSGNPTREALEEAIAGLEKGAVGLAFASGIAATASTLLLFKPGDHLVVCEDVYGGTFRLLTTLFKGWGLEATFVDATDNAAIAAAIRPETKALYLETPSNPLIKITDLAAAVDLARENGILTIVDNTFMTPYLQRPLELGCDIVVHSGTKFLNGHSDVICGFAVAKDPELGQRLRFIQNAFGAVLGPQDSWLVLRGLKTLKVRMEEHQASARKIVAWLGEQKAVQRVYYPGLPDHPGYEIHNRQAGGPGGVLSFELDSYDTTKRLLEGVKLAAFAVSLGGVESILSYPAKMSHAAMPPAEREARGIKDTLVRLSVGLEDPDDLIADMARFLNV; via the coding sequence ATGAAATTCGCCACCGAACTGATCCACGGCGTCGACCCGATCGACCCCGAGCACGGCTCCGTAAGCCACCCCATCTACCTCTCGTCGACCTTCGCGCAGCGCTCGGTAGACAGCTTCGGCCGCTACGACTACGCCCGCTCCGGCAACCCGACCCGCGAGGCGCTGGAGGAGGCGATCGCCGGTCTGGAAAAGGGAGCGGTCGGCCTGGCCTTCGCGTCGGGGATCGCGGCCACCGCCTCCACCCTGCTCCTGTTCAAGCCGGGCGATCACCTGGTGGTGTGCGAAGACGTCTACGGCGGCACCTTCCGGCTCCTCACCACCTTGTTCAAGGGATGGGGACTCGAGGCCACCTTCGTGGATGCCACCGACAACGCCGCCATCGCCGCCGCGATCCGGCCCGAAACAAAGGCCCTCTACCTGGAGACGCCGTCCAACCCGCTGATCAAGATCACCGATCTCGCCGCCGCGGTCGACCTGGCGAGGGAGAACGGCATCCTCACCATCGTGGACAACACGTTCATGACCCCGTACCTGCAGCGGCCGCTGGAGCTTGGCTGCGACATCGTGGTGCACAGCGGCACCAAGTTCCTGAACGGCCACTCCGACGTGATCTGCGGTTTCGCGGTCGCCAAGGACCCGGAACTGGGGCAGCGGCTGCGCTTCATCCAGAACGCCTTCGGCGCGGTGCTCGGTCCGCAGGACAGCTGGCTGGTGCTGCGCGGCCTGAAAACCCTCAAGGTCCGCATGGAGGAGCACCAGGCAAGTGCGCGAAAGATCGTGGCCTGGCTGGGCGAGCAGAAGGCGGTGCAGCGGGTCTACTATCCCGGCCTCCCCGACCACCCGGGTTACGAGATCCACAACCGCCAGGCCGGCGGTCCCGGGGGCGTGCTCTCCTTCGAGCTTGACAGCTACGACACCACCAAGCGTCTCCTGGAAGGGGTGAAGCTGGCTGCCTTCGCGGTCAGCCTGGGGGGCGTGGAGAGCATCCTCTCCTACCCCGCCAAGATGTCGCACGCGGCCATGCCCCCGGCCGAGCGCGAGGCCCGCGGCATCAAGGACACCCTGGTCCGTCTCTCGGTGGGTCTCGAGGACCCGGACGACCTCATCGCAGACATGGCGAGGTTCCTCAACGTTTAA